The following are encoded together in the Janthinobacterium sp. Marseille genome:
- a CDS encoding DUF411 domain-containing protein, producing MQRRTVLSALALAGVLPGLSFAKAQPVINVYKSATCGCCTEWITHLEKNGFKVNGHNVPNTAAYRSKYGVPSALGSCHTGVIDGYALEGHVPAADIKRLLAEKPKAKGLAVPGMPMGSPGMEMEGHGADAYDVLLFQADGKTRVFSSYAAK from the coding sequence ATGCAAAGACGTACAGTATTAAGTGCATTGGCTTTGGCCGGTGTATTGCCGGGACTTTCGTTTGCCAAAGCGCAGCCAGTGATCAATGTGTATAAAAGCGCGACTTGCGGTTGCTGCACCGAGTGGATCACGCATCTGGAAAAGAATGGCTTCAAGGTAAATGGCCATAATGTGCCGAACACTGCCGCCTATCGCAGCAAGTACGGTGTGCCGTCCGCACTGGGCAGCTGTCATACCGGTGTCATCGATGGTTACGCGCTGGAAGGTCATGTGCCAGCCGCAGATATCAAGCGCTTGCTGGCCGAGAAGCCGAAAGCCAAAGGCCTGGCCGTACCGGGTATGCCTATGGGTTCACCAGGTATGGAAATGGAGGGACATGGTGCGGACGCCTATGACGTCTTGTTGTTCCAGGCCGACGGCAAGACCCGGGTGTTTAGCAGCTACGCCGCCAAGTAA
- a CDS encoding ferritin — MLYPELFKSLEQVRWNMEKDIPWDQFDGSKLTDEQAQTIRMNAITEWSALPATEMFLRDNRGDSDFSAFMSVWFFEEQKHSLVLMEYLRRFRPEYVPTEEELHNVRFEFDPAPALETLMMHFCGEIRLNHWYRCASDWHTEPVIKQIYKIISQDEARHGGAYLRYMKKALVEVGDSARAAFAKIGVLMASARRTEKPLHPTNLHVNQSLFPNDTVQSRLPDPEWLERWLDGQIKFDSEWEKKVVDRILHNMSLLFERTFGTVQELNRYRKEIVTRMAAAQAA; from the coding sequence ATGCTGTACCCAGAATTGTTTAAATCGCTAGAGCAGGTTCGCTGGAACATGGAAAAAGACATTCCATGGGACCAGTTCGACGGCTCCAAACTGACCGATGAGCAGGCACAAACCATTCGCATGAATGCGATTACTGAGTGGTCTGCTTTGCCTGCAACCGAAATGTTCTTGCGTGACAATCGCGGTGACAGTGATTTTTCCGCTTTCATGTCGGTCTGGTTCTTTGAAGAACAAAAGCACTCGCTGGTACTGATGGAGTACTTGCGTCGCTTCCGTCCGGAATATGTCCCGACTGAAGAAGAATTGCATAACGTACGTTTCGAATTCGATCCGGCGCCTGCGCTGGAAACACTGATGATGCATTTCTGCGGCGAAATCCGTTTGAACCACTGGTATCGCTGTGCCTCTGACTGGCATACCGAGCCTGTCATCAAGCAAATCTACAAAATCATCAGCCAGGATGAAGCACGTCACGGCGGCGCTTACCTGCGCTATATGAAAAAAGCATTGGTGGAAGTCGGCGATAGCGCACGTGCTGCGTTTGCCAAGATCGGTGTCTTGATGGCATCGGCCCGTCGTACCGAGAAACCGCTGCATCCGACCAATCTGCACGTGAACCAATCGCTGTTCCCGAACGATACCGTGCAATCGCGTTTGCCTGATCCTGAATGGCTGGAGCGCTGGCTCGACGGTCAGATCAAGTTCGACAGCGAGTGGGAAAAGAAAGTCGTCGATCGCATCCTGCACAATATGTCGCTGCTGTTTGAGCGCACTTTCGGTACCGTGCAGGAACTGAACCGCTATCGCAAGGAAATCGTGACACGCATGGCCGCTGCACAAGCAGCCTGA
- a CDS encoding glutathione peroxidase codes for MTKQFIRLFLHAALVSTLGLGTQAFAQTGNAAASPAACPATLNYTLARLQDETPQNLCQYAGKVILAVNTASYCGFTVQYEGLEQLYAKYKDRGLVILGFASNDFGQQEPGANKEIAEFCHNTYGVKFPMFAKSSVIGPNINPFYKSLMANGAQTPKWNFHKILLDRSGKVVESYPSKVTPDNKKLVADIEKALAQK; via the coding sequence ATGACAAAACAATTCATCCGCCTGTTCTTGCACGCCGCCCTGGTAAGCACCCTTGGCCTGGGCACACAGGCTTTCGCCCAAACCGGCAATGCCGCAGCCAGCCCGGCTGCCTGTCCGGCCACACTGAATTACACGCTTGCCCGTTTGCAAGACGAAACCCCGCAAAACCTTTGCCAATATGCAGGGAAAGTAATTCTTGCAGTCAACACCGCCAGTTATTGCGGCTTTACCGTGCAGTACGAAGGGCTGGAGCAGCTCTATGCGAAATACAAGGATCGCGGCCTGGTCATACTGGGCTTCGCCTCCAATGACTTCGGCCAGCAGGAACCGGGCGCCAACAAGGAAATCGCCGAGTTTTGCCACAATACCTATGGCGTGAAATTCCCGATGTTCGCCAAAAGCTCGGTAATCGGGCCCAACATCAACCCTTTTTATAAGTCGCTGATGGCGAATGGCGCGCAAACACCGAAATGGAATTTCCATAAAATCCTGCTGGACCGCAGCGGCAAGGTCGTCGAAAGCTATCCGTCCAAAGTGACACCTGACAACAAGAAACTGGTGGCTGACATAGAAAAGGCATTGGCGCAGAAATAG